From Dermochelys coriacea isolate rDerCor1 chromosome 23, rDerCor1.pri.v4, whole genome shotgun sequence, one genomic window encodes:
- the TULP2 gene encoding tubby-related protein 2 has translation MEETIRHAGGWDCEGRGQISSFSPHLPRSDLPEPELDPDPEPAQPESGHNHPPTMNAAGRGDIGLGEEPASLRQQKLELQRRIFEKKQRRKRQEPLMVQANPDVKVTGRRGRRLEERTPLMESCSDHSLCNGTSNPFLVESVPEAHRPADAWGSSVHLDRGPRAAGEAAGASDAELEEAVLEDTRPINKAKAAPSSRRRGWPAKQRGADRADARRPRSSKPKALSPARGERVPSVIVEFRDPQDSSDGDAPLEAGAVGWESAQEGDSEGEGQPPQDPPVPPSPVKRKQDRKLPSRGSLSSPPESGEEAEGDLDILCRSLEPEQPNTSSIRLPELALGTPWPPRPEELEGFVLRPAPPGVTVQCRISRDRKGVDKGVFPFYYLHLERDDGRKLFLMSGRKRKKSKTSNYLISLDPIDLSRDGDGFMGKVRSNLLGTRFTVFDNGTNPDKKPFVPETAPIRQELAAICYETNVLGFRGPRKMTVIIPGMNTDNERISIRPKNEHETLLTRFQNRNLQNLLVLQNKVPAWNEETQSYVLNFHGRVTQASVKNFQIVPDHDPEYIVLQFGRVAPDVFTMDYRAPLCALQAFAICLSSFDGKLACE, from the exons ATGGAGGAGACAATCCGACATGCCGGGGGCTGGGACTGCGAGGGAAGGGGTCAGATCTCatccttctctccccacctccccagatCAGACCTTCCAGAGCCGGAGCTGGATCCAGACCCGGAGCCG GCCCAGCCGGAGTCTGGCCACAACCACCCCCCCACCATGAACGCAGCGGGGCGGGGAGACAT CGGCCTGGGCGAGGAGCCTGCTTCCCTGCGGCAGCAGAAGCTGGAGCTGCAG cgccgCATCTTTGAGAAGAAGCAGCGCCGGAAGCGCCAGGAGCCACTCATGGTACAGGCCAACCCCGACGTCAAGGTGACGGGCCGCCGGGGGCGCCGGCTCGAGGAGCGCACCCCCCTGATGGAGTCCTGCAGTGACCACAGCCTCTGCAACG GAACCAGCAACCCCTTCCTGGTGGAGTCGGTCCCGGAGGCCCATCGCCCCGCTGATGCCTGGGGCAGCTCCGTGCACCTGGACCGGGGCCCCCGAGCTGCGGGGGAGGCCGCAg GTGCCTCCGACGCAGAACTGGAAGAGGCCGTCCTGGAGGACACGCGGCCCATCAACAAGGCCAAGGCGGCACCCAGCTCCAGGCGCAGGGGCTGGCCGGCCAAGCAGAGAGGGG cCGACCGCGCTGATGCCCGACGCCCCCGGAGCTCAAAGCCAAAGGCCCTGTCGCCTGCGCGAGGGGAGCGAGTCCCCTCTGTCATCGTGGAGTTCAGAG ATCCTCAGGACAGCAGCGATGGGGACGCCCCTCTGGAGGCCGGCGCTGTGGGCTGGGAGTCAGCCCAGGAGGGGGACTCGGAGGGGGAGGGGCAACCGCCCCAGGACCCCCCAGTGCCCCCTTCCCCTGTCAAGAGGAAACAGGACAGGAAGCTCCCAAGCAGAg gGTCTCTCAGCAGCCCCCCCGAGAGCGGCGAGGAGGCGGAAGGAGACCTCGACATCCTCTGCAGATCCCTGGAGCCTGAGCAGCCCAACACCTCCAGCATAAGG CTGCCGGAGTTGGCGCTAGGGACCCCATGGCCCCCGCggccagaggagctggagggGTTCGTGCTGCGCCCAGCGCCCCCCGGGGTGACCGTTCAGTGCCGCATCAGCCGGGACCGCAAGGGGGTGGACAAGGGTGTCTTCCCCTTCTACTACCTTCACCTGGAGAGAGACGATGGGAGGAAG CTGTTTCTCATGTCTGGCcggaagagaaagaaaagcaaaacttCCAATTACCTCATTTCCCTCGACCCCATCGATCTGTCCCGGGACGGGGACGGCTTCATGGGGAAAGTCAG GTCCAACTTGCTGGGCACCAGGTTCACGGTGTTCGATAACGGGACAAATCCAGATAAAAAACCCTTCGTCCCTGAAACGGCTCCGATCCGGCAAGAGCTGGCGGCCATTTGCTAT GAAACCAATGTGCTGGGGTTCAGGGGCCCCCGAAAAATGACTGTGATTATCCCCGGCATGAACACGGACAATGAGAGAATCAGCATCCGCCCCAAAAAC GAACATGAGACCCTGCTGACCCGGTTCCAGAACCGGAACCTCCAGAACCTGCTGGTTCTGCAGAACAAGGTGCCGGCCTGGAACGAGGAGACCCAGTCGTACGTGCTCAATTTTCACGGGCGTGTCACCCAGGCCTCTG